The proteins below come from a single Comamonas antarctica genomic window:
- a CDS encoding Bug family tripartite tricarboxylate transporter substrate binding protein has protein sequence MPTRRTLLALALLSPLCSIASAQSSAAQSSAAHSFPARPITIVVGSTPGSATDGLARAVAAEVGKETGQSVIVDNRAGAFGGIAAQHVARAQPDGYTVFMTTNTTQSANPHLLKKLAYDPLKDFAPVALLAKGPLLLVVNPKLGVNSIAELVALAKRQPGKLNYGSGSSSAQVATELFQQMTGTEFNYVPYRANPPAVMDLIAGQTDLMIVDLATTVPQVKAGKLKALGLSSPGRLSLMPGVPAISESLPGYEFGYWNALYAPAGTPAPVVNKLNALMRNAMQTASVRSVAQQSGMETTLSTPEEMNRFQIAEYERWGKIIKTAGIEPE, from the coding sequence ATGCCAACGCGCCGCACCCTCCTGGCCCTCGCACTGCTTTCGCCGCTGTGTTCCATTGCTTCCGCCCAGAGCTCAGCCGCCCAGAGCTCAGCCGCCCACAGCTTTCCCGCCCGCCCGATCACCATCGTGGTCGGCTCGACGCCGGGCAGCGCCACCGACGGCCTGGCGCGCGCCGTGGCCGCCGAAGTCGGCAAGGAAACCGGGCAATCGGTGATCGTCGACAACCGCGCGGGTGCTTTTGGCGGCATCGCGGCCCAGCATGTGGCGCGCGCCCAGCCCGACGGCTACACGGTCTTCATGACCACCAACACCACGCAGTCGGCCAACCCGCACCTGCTCAAGAAGCTGGCCTATGACCCGCTCAAGGACTTCGCGCCGGTGGCGCTGCTGGCCAAGGGCCCGCTGCTGCTGGTGGTCAACCCCAAGCTGGGCGTGAACAGCATCGCCGAACTCGTGGCGCTGGCCAAGCGCCAGCCGGGCAAGCTCAACTACGGCTCGGGCAGTTCCTCGGCGCAGGTCGCCACCGAGCTGTTCCAGCAGATGACGGGCACCGAGTTCAACTATGTGCCCTACCGCGCCAACCCGCCGGCGGTGATGGACCTGATCGCGGGCCAGACCGATCTGATGATCGTCGACCTGGCGACCACCGTGCCCCAGGTCAAGGCCGGCAAGCTCAAGGCGCTGGGCCTGAGCAGCCCGGGCCGCTTGTCGCTGATGCCCGGCGTGCCGGCGATCAGCGAGTCGCTGCCGGGCTATGAATTCGGCTACTGGAATGCGCTGTATGCGCCCGCGGGCACGCCCGCGCCGGTGGTGAACAAGCTCAACGCGCTGATGCGCAACGCGATGCAGACGGCCTCGGTGCGCAGCGTCGCGCAGCAGTCGGGCATGGAGACCACGCTGTCCACGCCCGAGGAAATGAACCGCTTCCAGATCGCCGAGTACGAGCGCTGGGGCAAGATCATCAAGACCGCCGGCATCGAACCCGAATAA
- a CDS encoding aldehyde dehydrogenase family protein: protein MLQSTDALTGAPQGAAWAESTAEQIDAAVAAAAAAADAFGATSAPVRAGFLRALAEALANNAAALLPVADRETALGLPRLEGELARTAFQLRGFATALEDGAAQAFLDEPAIAGAPPAGRPRLTRIHAPLGPVAVFAASNFPFAFSVLGGDSASAWAAGCPVVLKAHPGHPQLSRDVAAIAAAVVAQCGLPAGVFQLVEGGAAAVGVQLVQAPAIAAVAFTGSFQGGTALSRLAAERARPIPFYGELGSVNPLVVLPAALKDGPDAPAQTLADSICLGAGQFCTSPGVVVVGKDAPGEAFVQQLRTRLAALAPHAMLNAGIRAAFERGVERWRRHPALQVLVDGQRPQGTPHAFLAQVDAADFIAAHALHEEVFGSAALVVRVDDAGQAAQVLKAIGGTLTTTLWGVASGDDQPDAAQLALVRTAVQVSGRVLFSGVPTGVAVTAAQHHGGPFPASTASFTTSVGYAAIARFLRPLALQDAPAWLLAREGAFF from the coding sequence ATGCTGCAATCCACCGATGCCCTGACCGGCGCCCCGCAGGGCGCTGCCTGGGCCGAATCCACGGCTGAACAGATCGATGCCGCCGTTGCCGCCGCAGCTGCCGCGGCCGACGCCTTTGGCGCCACTTCGGCGCCCGTGCGTGCGGGTTTCCTGCGCGCTTTGGCCGAGGCGTTGGCGAACAACGCCGCCGCCTTGCTGCCCGTGGCCGACCGTGAAACCGCGCTGGGCCTGCCCCGGCTCGAAGGCGAGCTGGCGCGCACCGCGTTCCAGCTGCGCGGCTTTGCCACGGCGCTCGAAGACGGTGCGGCGCAGGCGTTTCTCGACGAGCCGGCGATTGCCGGCGCGCCGCCCGCGGGGCGTCCTCGCCTCACGCGCATCCACGCGCCGCTGGGGCCGGTGGCGGTGTTTGCCGCGAGCAACTTTCCGTTTGCGTTCTCGGTGCTGGGCGGCGACAGCGCCAGCGCCTGGGCCGCGGGTTGCCCGGTGGTGCTCAAGGCCCACCCCGGGCACCCGCAACTGTCGCGCGATGTGGCGGCTATCGCGGCCGCGGTCGTGGCGCAGTGCGGCCTGCCCGCGGGCGTGTTCCAACTGGTCGAAGGCGGCGCGGCCGCCGTGGGCGTGCAGCTGGTGCAGGCGCCGGCGATTGCGGCCGTGGCCTTTACCGGATCATTCCAGGGCGGCACGGCGCTGTCGCGGCTCGCGGCCGAGCGCGCGCGGCCGATTCCGTTCTATGGCGAGCTGGGCTCGGTCAATCCGCTGGTGGTGCTGCCCGCGGCGTTGAAGGACGGCCCGGACGCGCCGGCGCAGACGCTGGCGGACTCCATCTGCCTGGGCGCGGGACAGTTCTGCACCAGCCCGGGCGTGGTCGTGGTGGGCAAGGATGCGCCGGGCGAGGCGTTCGTGCAGCAGCTGCGCACCCGCCTGGCCGCCCTCGCTCCGCATGCCATGCTCAATGCCGGCATCCGCGCCGCGTTCGAGCGCGGCGTCGAGCGCTGGCGCCGGCACCCGGCGCTGCAGGTGCTGGTCGACGGGCAGCGGCCGCAGGGCACGCCCCATGCCTTTCTGGCGCAGGTCGATGCGGCGGACTTCATTGCCGCGCACGCGCTGCACGAGGAGGTGTTCGGCTCCGCGGCGCTGGTGGTGCGCGTCGACGATGCCGGCCAGGCGGCGCAAGTGCTCAAGGCCATTGGCGGCACGCTGACGACCACGCTGTGGGGTGTTGCATCGGGCGACGACCAACCCGATGCCGCGCAGCTGGCGCTGGTGCGCACGGCGGTGCAGGTGTCGGGCCGGGTGCTTTTCTCGGGTGTGCCCACGGGCGTGGCCGTGACGGCCGCGCAGCACCATGGCGGCCCGTTTCCGGCATCGACGGCATCCTTCACGACCTCGGTGGGCTACGCCGCCATCGCGCGTTTCCTGCGGCCGCTGGCGCTGCAGGATGCGCCGGCGTGGCTGCTGGCGCGCGAGGGCGCCTTTTTCTGA
- a CDS encoding DUF3649 domain-containing protein, whose amino-acid sequence MNFFSISGMCLLSRVLAAVLGGYLLASALGVFIGTAFAAGADSVLAGVQLGFVIYVGAVIWAFSPVPPRQVWAGLLLPAAALLAAAALLQRAGA is encoded by the coding sequence ATGAACTTTTTCTCCATTTCCGGCATGTGCCTGCTGTCGCGCGTGCTGGCCGCCGTGCTGGGCGGCTATCTGCTGGCCAGTGCCCTTGGCGTTTTCATCGGCACGGCGTTTGCCGCCGGCGCCGACTCGGTGCTGGCGGGCGTGCAGCTGGGCTTCGTGATCTACGTCGGTGCGGTGATCTGGGCGTTCTCGCCGGTGCCGCCGCGCCAGGTCTGGGCCGGCTTGCTGCTGCCCGCAGCCGCGTTGCTGGCCGCCGCAGCGCTGCTGCAGCGCGCGGGAGCTTGA
- a CDS encoding PepSY-associated TM helix domain-containing protein yields MPKAQTTSGAGQGGFRQAQAWLHTWCGLWFSWLLFAVFLTGTLAVFAEPITHWMTPEHHAEEAAAQAASGSASAPMAQRLRWASDYMQQHHPGAGMWELWPADAQGAGELRVYWFDSRRQYASAQLDAASGMPLAGSETAPQRQTLGGQHFVDFHYQLHAGPIGLWIVGIAALAMLAALVSGVITHRRIFQDFFTFRTGRGQRSWLDAHNAAAVLTLPFQFMIAYTGIVISGATFLPAAVAPQFGAGDAGRIAFQAALEAPGKPEPSGRAMAVPDLEPFVLRGQQLMGQPVRAVVIDHPGDAAARIGIYGWNEGEAAQRRLSPTSGMALFSAASGELLQLRQPGGVDGGKAALAQSVLGGLHMVKFGGFALKWLYFLCGLAGSAMMATGAILFIVKRRTRHLGEFGAATVRVYRLIEAANVAAIAGLGLGCIGYLWANRLVPLGLAHRDDWELAVFFGVWALALVHALARAPAAAWKEQLGLLGALCLLLPLLNAVTVGDHLPAQLLRGDWESAGVESFALATGLAALWARRVVARRKASAKPARRVARAADAEVRS; encoded by the coding sequence ATGCCCAAGGCACAGACGACCTCGGGCGCGGGGCAGGGCGGCTTTCGCCAGGCCCAGGCTTGGCTGCATACCTGGTGCGGGCTCTGGTTCTCCTGGCTGCTGTTTGCGGTGTTCCTCACCGGTACGCTGGCGGTGTTCGCGGAGCCGATCACGCACTGGATGACGCCGGAGCACCATGCCGAGGAAGCCGCGGCGCAGGCGGCTTCGGGCTCAGCCTCGGCACCCATGGCGCAGCGCCTGCGCTGGGCCAGCGACTACATGCAGCAGCACCATCCGGGCGCGGGCATGTGGGAGCTGTGGCCCGCCGATGCGCAGGGCGCGGGCGAGCTGCGCGTCTACTGGTTCGACAGCCGGCGCCAATATGCGTCGGCGCAACTCGATGCGGCCAGCGGCATGCCGCTGGCCGGCAGCGAGACCGCGCCGCAGCGCCAGACGCTGGGCGGCCAGCATTTCGTCGATTTCCATTACCAGCTGCATGCGGGCCCGATCGGGCTGTGGATCGTGGGCATTGCCGCACTGGCGATGCTGGCGGCGCTGGTCAGCGGAGTCATCACGCACCGGCGCATCTTCCAGGACTTCTTCACCTTCCGCACGGGCCGGGGCCAGCGCAGCTGGCTCGATGCGCACAACGCGGCGGCGGTGCTGACGCTGCCGTTCCAGTTCATGATTGCCTATACCGGCATCGTGATCTCGGGCGCGACCTTCCTGCCCGCGGCCGTGGCCCCGCAGTTCGGCGCGGGCGACGCGGGCCGCATCGCGTTCCAGGCCGCGCTCGAGGCGCCGGGCAAGCCGGAACCCTCGGGACGCGCCATGGCGGTGCCCGATCTCGAGCCCTTCGTGCTGCGCGGCCAGCAACTGATGGGCCAGCCGGTGCGCGCCGTGGTCATCGACCATCCGGGCGACGCGGCCGCGCGCATTGGCATCTACGGCTGGAACGAGGGCGAGGCTGCGCAGCGGCGCCTGAGCCCGACCAGCGGCATGGCGCTGTTTTCGGCCGCCTCGGGCGAGCTGCTGCAACTGCGCCAGCCCGGCGGCGTCGATGGCGGCAAGGCGGCGCTCGCGCAGTCCGTGCTGGGCGGACTGCACATGGTCAAGTTCGGCGGCTTCGCGCTCAAGTGGCTCTACTTCCTTTGCGGCCTCGCGGGCAGCGCGATGATGGCCACGGGCGCGATCCTGTTCATCGTCAAGCGCCGCACGCGCCACCTGGGCGAGTTCGGCGCGGCCACGGTGCGCGTCTACCGCTTGATCGAGGCTGCCAATGTCGCGGCCATTGCCGGGCTCGGCCTGGGCTGCATTGGCTATCTCTGGGCTAACCGCCTGGTACCGCTGGGCCTGGCGCATCGCGATGATTGGGAGCTCGCGGTGTTCTTCGGCGTCTGGGCGCTGGCGCTGGTGCATGCCCTGGCGCGCGCGCCCGCGGCCGCGTGGAAGGAGCAGCTGGGCCTGCTGGGCGCGCTGTGCCTGCTGCTGCCGCTGCTCAATGCGGTCACGGTGGGCGACCATCTGCCCGCACAGCTGCTGCGCGGCGACTGGGAAAGCGCGGGGGTGGAATCGTTTGCGCTGGCCACGGGCCTGGCCGCGCTGTGGGCGCGGCGCGTGGTGGCGCGGCGCAAGGCATCGGCCAAGCCCGCACGGCGCGTGGCGCGGGCGGCCGACGCGGAGGTGCGGTCATGA
- a CDS encoding DUF3325 domain-containing protein, with the protein MNPWFASLLALALSFAGMAALAFAKERHYEQLTGTHELPPALAVQLRCLGFALTPFAALPCVWAWGSAVGCVAWLGFLSAGALASAAAISAAPRQAARAAFALGLAAVIALAWAGLR; encoded by the coding sequence ATGAATCCCTGGTTTGCTTCGCTGCTGGCGCTGGCCTTGTCTTTTGCCGGCATGGCCGCGCTGGCCTTTGCCAAGGAGCGCCACTACGAACAGCTCACGGGCACGCACGAGTTGCCGCCGGCGCTGGCAGTGCAATTGCGCTGCCTCGGCTTTGCGCTGACGCCGTTCGCGGCGCTGCCCTGCGTCTGGGCCTGGGGCAGCGCCGTAGGCTGCGTGGCTTGGCTGGGCTTTCTTTCGGCGGGTGCGCTGGCCAGCGCTGCCGCCATCAGCGCGGCGCCGCGCCAGGCGGCGCGCGCGGCCTTTGCATTGGGGCTGGCGGCGGTAATCGCGCTGGCATGGGCCGGGTTGCGTTGA
- a CDS encoding efflux RND transporter periplasmic adaptor subunit gives MKRVDAGRKGLIVAAVLAAAVAALWWSTRTRIVYTTEPIARADIESSVTAIGTLQPRRYVDVGAQVSGQITRLRVAAGDTVAKGDLLVEIDPSVQRASVEAGHAQLAGLRAQLAEQQAHHRLAGQQLERQKQLSADEATRLEDLQNAEAEFAATAARMAYLKAQIDQTQATLQADVARLGYTRIYAPMAGTVVSVAAREGQTLNATYQTPDILRIADLSGMTVWTEVSEADVRRVKPGMPVYFTTLGGSETGAARRWQSRLRQVLPAPAQTAASAATGAVPTPVIKAVTYTALFDVDNQDGELMPQMTAQVVFVAARAENAVAVPLSALGTDAQGSSARVLGADGQPETRSLRLGARSRHQVEVLEGLQAGERLVTGEQRVGGGPDWLQW, from the coding sequence ATGAAACGCGTGGATGCGGGACGCAAGGGCCTGATCGTGGCGGCCGTGCTGGCCGCGGCCGTGGCCGCGCTGTGGTGGAGCACGCGCACGCGCATCGTCTACACCACCGAACCCATTGCCCGCGCCGATATCGAGTCCTCGGTCACGGCCATTGGCACGCTGCAGCCGCGCCGCTATGTCGATGTGGGCGCGCAGGTGTCGGGCCAGATCACGCGGCTCAGGGTCGCGGCCGGAGACACCGTGGCCAAGGGTGATCTGCTCGTGGAGATCGATCCGAGCGTGCAGCGGGCGAGCGTCGAGGCCGGCCATGCGCAACTCGCCGGCCTGCGCGCGCAGCTGGCCGAGCAGCAGGCGCACCACCGGCTTGCGGGCCAGCAGCTCGAGCGCCAGAAGCAGCTCTCGGCCGACGAGGCCACGCGCCTCGAAGACCTGCAGAATGCCGAAGCCGAATTCGCCGCCACGGCGGCGCGCATGGCTTATCTCAAGGCGCAGATCGACCAGACGCAGGCGACGCTGCAGGCCGATGTCGCGCGGCTGGGCTATACGCGCATCTATGCGCCCATGGCCGGCACCGTGGTGTCGGTCGCGGCACGCGAAGGCCAGACGCTCAATGCCACCTACCAGACGCCCGACATCCTGCGCATCGCCGATCTCTCGGGCATGACGGTCTGGACCGAGGTCTCCGAAGCCGATGTGCGCCGCGTCAAGCCCGGCATGCCGGTGTATTTCACGACGCTGGGCGGCAGCGAGACCGGCGCGGCGCGGCGCTGGCAAAGCCGGCTGCGCCAGGTGCTGCCCGCGCCCGCGCAGACCGCGGCCAGCGCGGCCACGGGCGCCGTGCCCACACCGGTGATCAAGGCGGTGACCTATACCGCGTTGTTCGATGTCGATAACCAGGATGGCGAACTCATGCCGCAGATGACGGCGCAGGTGGTCTTTGTCGCCGCGCGCGCCGAAAACGCCGTGGCGGTGCCGCTGTCGGCGCTCGGCACCGACGCCCAGGGCAGCAGCGCGCGCGTGCTGGGCGCGGATGGCCAGCCCGAAACGCGCAGCCTGCGCCTGGGCGCGCGCAGCCGCCACCAGGTCGAGGTGCTCGAAGGCCTGCAGGCCGGCGAACGCCTGGTCACCGGCGAACAGCGCGTGGGCGGCGGCCCCGACTGGCTGCAATGGTGA
- a CDS encoding ABC transporter permease, which yields MVSAAPFLDCAPGVPLISLQGIRRQYGGQGGQPAVQVLHGIDLEIGAGEFVAIVGQSGSGKSTLMNLLGCLDQPSSGSYRFNGQDVARLDGDELALLRREAFGFVFQGYHLIPTESARENVEVPALYAGTPEEERAQRAAALLGRLGLAEKLHLRPNQLSGGQQQRVSIARALMNGGHIILADEPTGALDSHSGAEVMALLHELADAGHTIILITHDREVAAQARRVIEIRDGRIVADSGAQAVRTPARALPAPRSAPVSPGLQFWSDLREAARTAWRGMRLNRSRTALTLLGIVIGVASVIVMLAIGEGARRQVMERMGTMGTAILYIGSKAPATGGPAGQLSEEDLQAVRELPEIARVLPVIGDPITVRHGRADKQVYVFAASEEMPAVHHWPVAQGRYYTAAEDQGLAPLVVLGHKAHQHFFPDTPNPLGRQLLIGNSPFEVIGVMSERGADSGAQSYDDMVFIPYNAGRARVYQAQTQPDYVVVQARSSEVVHAAEASMHRLLLARHGREDFGIGNAAARIQAEAETRRSMTVMLGLIAAVSLIVGGIGVMNVMLMTVKERTREIGIRVATGARQRDILRQFMTEAVLVTWVGGSVGVLAGLLVGGADCRGCAGGVFRDRDVRRICLRGRDGIAVWLHARQGRRARLDPVVALSGDLR from the coding sequence ATGGTGAGCGCCGCGCCATTCCTTGACTGCGCGCCGGGCGTGCCGCTGATCTCGCTGCAGGGCATTCGCCGGCAGTATGGCGGGCAGGGCGGCCAGCCCGCGGTCCAGGTGCTGCATGGCATCGACCTGGAGATCGGCGCCGGCGAGTTCGTTGCCATCGTCGGCCAGTCGGGCTCGGGCAAGTCGACGCTGATGAACCTGCTGGGCTGCCTCGACCAGCCCAGCAGCGGCAGCTACCGTTTCAACGGCCAGGATGTGGCGCGCCTGGACGGCGACGAGCTGGCGCTGCTGCGGCGCGAGGCATTTGGCTTCGTGTTCCAGGGCTACCACCTGATTCCCACCGAGTCGGCACGCGAGAACGTCGAGGTGCCGGCGCTGTATGCGGGCACGCCCGAGGAGGAGCGCGCGCAGCGCGCGGCGGCGCTGCTGGGCCGGCTCGGCCTGGCCGAAAAGCTGCATCTGCGGCCCAACCAGCTCTCGGGCGGGCAGCAGCAGCGCGTGTCGATCGCGCGCGCGCTGATGAACGGCGGCCACATCATCCTGGCCGACGAGCCCACGGGCGCGCTCGACAGCCATAGCGGCGCCGAGGTCATGGCGCTGCTGCACGAGTTGGCCGACGCGGGCCACACCATCATCCTGATCACGCACGACCGCGAAGTCGCGGCGCAGGCGCGCCGGGTGATTGAGATCCGCGACGGCCGCATCGTCGCCGACAGCGGCGCGCAGGCCGTGCGCACGCCCGCGCGCGCGCTGCCCGCGCCGCGCAGCGCCCCGGTGTCGCCGGGTCTGCAGTTCTGGAGCGACCTGCGCGAAGCCGCGCGCACCGCCTGGCGCGGCATGCGGCTCAACCGCTCGCGCACCGCGCTGACGCTGCTGGGCATCGTGATCGGCGTGGCCTCGGTGATCGTCATGCTGGCCATTGGCGAAGGCGCGCGGCGCCAGGTGATGGAGCGCATGGGCACCATGGGCACGGCGATTCTCTATATCGGCAGCAAGGCGCCGGCCACGGGCGGGCCCGCGGGCCAGCTGTCGGAGGAGGACTTGCAGGCGGTGCGCGAGCTGCCCGAGATCGCGCGCGTGCTGCCGGTGATCGGCGACCCGATCACCGTGCGCCACGGCCGCGCGGACAAGCAGGTCTACGTGTTCGCGGCCAGCGAGGAGATGCCCGCCGTGCACCACTGGCCCGTGGCCCAGGGCCGCTACTACACCGCGGCCGAGGACCAGGGGCTGGCGCCGCTGGTGGTGCTGGGCCACAAGGCGCACCAGCATTTCTTTCCCGACACGCCCAACCCGTTGGGACGCCAGCTGCTGATCGGCAATTCGCCGTTCGAAGTCATTGGCGTGATGAGCGAGCGCGGCGCGGACTCGGGCGCGCAGAGCTATGACGACATGGTCTTCATTCCCTACAACGCGGGACGCGCGCGCGTCTACCAGGCGCAGACCCAACCCGACTATGTGGTGGTGCAGGCGCGTTCATCCGAAGTGGTGCATGCGGCCGAGGCGTCCATGCACCGGCTGCTGCTCGCGCGCCATGGGCGCGAGGACTTCGGCATCGGCAACGCCGCGGCACGCATCCAGGCCGAGGCCGAGACGCGGCGCAGCATGACGGTGATGCTGGGGCTGATTGCCGCGGTCTCGCTGATCGTCGGCGGCATCGGCGTGATGAACGTCATGCTGATGACGGTGAAGGAGCGCACGCGCGAGATCGGCATCCGCGTCGCCACGGGCGCGCGCCAGCGCGACATCCTGCGCCAGTTCATGACCGAGGCGGTGCTCGTGACCTGGGTCGGCGGCAGCGTGGGCGTGCTGGCCGGGCTGCTGGTGGGCGGTGCTGATTGCCGCGGGTGTGCCGGTGGTGTTTTCCGTGACCGCGATGTTCGGCGCATTTGCCTGCGCGGTCGCGACGGGATTGCTGTTTGGCTTCATGCCCGCCAGGGCCGCCGCGCGCGCCTCGATCCGGTCGTGGCGTTGTCAGGAGATCTGCGATGA
- a CDS encoding efflux transporter outer membrane subunit: protein MNMTDHAWRAPGLALCLALAGCAAAPAAHDARTAPALPAQWPSAGDAAAQAVTEHWWRSFGSAELDRLVQLAGLQSQDLAAAAARVRQAEASARQAGAALLPDVAASIDAGRQGRWGGQAEVSGGRYGAALTASYVVDFWGGNRAARDAAQAGLQATAFDRDTVRLTLTAGVASAWLEDLALRERAAIAEMNLATAERLLGWVASRQRAGAATALELAQQRGLVAAQQRQLAALRQQARAARTALALLLGQPELALEVSAQPAEWAGLHEARIDAGLPAQLLTRRPDLARAEARLASADANVAVARAAMLPRVTLSAGLDAGGSSPGRMFDNPLYALAAGLVAPIFDAGRRAAGRDLAQAQREELLADYRQAIVSAFADVEAALNAAHGLAAQSLAQQQEQRQAQRALALAENRWRAGAESLLTLLDAQRTLYAAQDLGVQLKLARLQARVGLFRALGGGWSAVPSAF from the coding sequence ATGAACATGACCGACCATGCCTGGCGCGCGCCGGGTTTGGCGCTGTGCCTGGCGCTGGCCGGCTGCGCCGCCGCGCCGGCGGCCCATGATGCGCGCACTGCGCCCGCCTTGCCCGCGCAATGGCCGTCGGCGGGCGATGCGGCCGCGCAGGCCGTGACCGAGCACTGGTGGCGCAGCTTCGGCAGCGCCGAACTCGACCGTCTGGTGCAGCTGGCCGGGCTGCAAAGCCAGGATCTGGCCGCGGCTGCGGCGCGCGTGCGCCAGGCCGAAGCCAGCGCGCGCCAGGCAGGAGCGGCGCTGCTGCCCGATGTCGCCGCCAGCATCGATGCCGGGCGCCAGGGGCGCTGGGGCGGCCAGGCCGAGGTGAGCGGCGGCCGCTATGGCGCCGCGCTCACGGCCAGCTATGTGGTGGACTTCTGGGGCGGCAACCGCGCGGCGCGCGACGCCGCGCAGGCCGGCCTGCAAGCCACGGCGTTCGACCGCGACACCGTGCGGCTCACGCTCACGGCCGGCGTGGCCAGCGCCTGGCTCGAGGACCTGGCCTTGCGCGAACGCGCGGCCATTGCCGAGATGAACCTGGCCACCGCCGAGCGCCTGCTGGGCTGGGTGGCATCGCGCCAGCGCGCGGGCGCGGCCACAGCGCTGGAGCTCGCGCAGCAGCGCGGGCTGGTGGCGGCGCAGCAGCGGCAGTTGGCCGCGCTGCGCCAGCAGGCGCGGGCTGCGCGCACTGCGCTGGCGCTGCTGCTGGGGCAGCCAGAGCTTGCGCTCGAGGTGTCGGCGCAGCCCGCGGAATGGGCCGGCTTGCATGAAGCGCGCATCGATGCGGGCCTGCCCGCGCAGCTGCTCACGCGGCGCCCCGATCTCGCGCGTGCCGAGGCGCGGCTCGCGTCCGCCGATGCCAACGTCGCGGTGGCGCGCGCCGCGATGCTGCCGCGTGTGACGCTCAGCGCCGGCCTGGACGCGGGCGGCAGCAGTCCGGGCCGCATGTTCGACAACCCGCTGTATGCGCTGGCCGCGGGGCTGGTGGCGCCGATCTTCGATGCGGGCCGGCGGGCCGCAGGCCGCGATCTGGCACAGGCGCAGCGCGAGGAACTGCTGGCCGACTACCGCCAGGCCATCGTGTCGGCGTTTGCCGATGTCGAAGCCGCGCTCAACGCCGCGCACGGCCTGGCCGCGCAAAGCCTGGCGCAGCAGCAGGAGCAGCGCCAGGCGCAGCGCGCGCTGGCACTTGCCGAAAACCGCTGGCGCGCGGGCGCGGAAAGCCTGCTGACGCTGCTGGATGCGCAGCGCACGCTGTACGCGGCGCAGGATCTGGGAGTGCAGTTGAAGCTGGCGCGGCTGCAGGCGCGGGTAGGGCTTTTCCGCGCACTGGGCGGGGGCTGGAGCGCGGTGCCAAGCGCCTTCTGA
- a CDS encoding isocitrate lyase/PEP mutase family protein yields MNPKQQLRALADARRGVIVPGAFNALSARLAADLGFEAIYVTGAGVTNMWLGMPDQAFIGLTDIAEHTARIRDAVDVPLLVDADTGFGNAVNTYHAVRTLERAGADCIQLEDQVSPKRCGHFNGKAVIETSEMLGKIRAAVDARRDSGTLIMARTDAAAVHGFNAAVDRAQAFAEAGADILFVEAVTREEEVRALPQRLDRPQLMNMVIGGKTPIFGADELGQLGFGFVLYANAALQSAVAGMQNCLTLLRDKHQVDEDPAIVAPFLERQRLVNKDFWDALEQKYT; encoded by the coding sequence ATGAATCCCAAGCAACAACTCAGAGCCCTGGCCGATGCGCGCCGCGGCGTCATCGTGCCCGGCGCCTTCAACGCGCTGTCGGCGCGGCTCGCGGCCGACCTCGGCTTCGAGGCCATCTATGTGACCGGCGCCGGCGTGACCAACATGTGGCTCGGCATGCCTGACCAGGCCTTCATCGGCCTGACCGACATCGCCGAACACACGGCGCGCATCCGCGATGCCGTCGATGTCCCCTTGCTCGTCGATGCGGACACGGGTTTCGGCAATGCCGTCAACACCTACCATGCGGTGCGCACGCTCGAGCGCGCGGGCGCGGACTGCATCCAGCTCGAGGACCAGGTATCGCCCAAGCGCTGCGGCCACTTCAACGGCAAGGCCGTGATCGAGACCAGCGAGATGCTGGGCAAGATCCGCGCCGCCGTCGACGCGCGCCGCGACAGCGGCACGCTGATCATGGCGCGCACCGATGCGGCGGCAGTGCACGGCTTCAATGCCGCCGTCGACCGCGCCCAGGCATTCGCCGAGGCCGGCGCCGACATTCTGTTCGTCGAAGCCGTCACGCGCGAGGAGGAGGTGCGCGCCCTGCCCCAGAGGCTCGACCGCCCGCAGCTCATGAACATGGTGATTGGCGGCAAGACGCCGATCTTCGGCGCCGACGAACTCGGCCAGCTGGGCTTCGGCTTCGTGCTGTATGCCAACGCCGCGCTGCAAAGCGCGGTCGCGGGCATGCAAAATTGCCTGACGTTGCTGCGCGACAAGCACCAGGTCGACGAAGACCCGGCCATCGTCGCGCCGTTCCTCGAGCGCCAGCGCCTGGTCAACAAGGACTTCTGGGACGCGCTGGAGCAGAAGTACACCTAG